The Zea mays subsp. mays mitochondrion, complete genome genome contains a region encoding:
- the orf117-d gene encoding hypothetical protein, with translation MSVHATPTRFALASIKAYFSGFKGYIMASNFIMDPLIQSFFLLESLLLLSAEILHYVNSSRIFMRIILFLLSPSELRRQERTGKKAIGWVSKMKAYTDGSIYRYKARLVAKGYTQIG, from the coding sequence ATGTCAGTTCATGCAACACCCACGAGATTTGCACTGGCAAGCATTAAAGCGTATTTTTCGGGATTTAAAGGGTACATTATGGCCTCCAACTTTATTATGGACCCTTTGATTCAATCCTTTTTTCTCCTCGAAAGCTTGCTTCTTTTATCTGCCGAAATTCTTCATTACGTCAATAGCAGCCGGATCTTTATGCGAATCATTCTTTTCTTACTAAGCCCATCCGAGTTAAGACGTCAGGAAAGGACTGGCAAGAAAGCCATTGGCTGGGTCTCAAAAATGAAAGCATATACTGATGGCAGTATTTATAGGTACAAGGCCCGCCTCGTCGCCAAAGGGTATACTCAGATTGGGTGA